A single Cryptococcus deuterogattii R265 chromosome 2, complete sequence DNA region contains:
- a CDS encoding DNA-3-methyladenine glycosylase II, which produces MPSTRSKKAKADPAPDMPVATRAARTSIASIAAAKRVKPASGSLPPSAANDHLESSKKKQKLESCSINTINIKPSSAALDLPTVPQPTLLPPTLNFDLLSAISHLSALDPRFSLFFEHLPCRPFVNLEAIDPFRTLVTSIIGQQVSWMAARAINTRFRALFGFTHEREGFPSPQMVLSQDVASLRGVGLSGRKAEYILSLADHFASGQLSEHLLQSGTDEEISKALIAVRGIGQWTVDMFMIFSLRRPDILAVGDLGVQKGLIKWALAAHGALEKKSSGTITPKKTKGKTNKDGQNEVKEEVDDKGEGELDTNIRESTPVRHVPSSSVPPTPLTPNDTSENPVPKMGALRTPAAPSGTSVAHIPPTPSTPSAVPRETVEVPPRTLPAPTPDVMLTAPLEHPDWDAHRAAPLLEGLTVEILKSRLNGKKVKGGAYLTPKEMEALTEGWRPYRSLAVFYMWPVAGE; this is translated from the exons ATGCCATCCACAAGAAGTAAAAAGGCGAAGGCTGATCCTGCTCCAGACATGCCAGTCGCAACCAGAGCAGCAAGAACATCCATAGCGAGTATTGCTGCGGCCAAACGGGTCAAACCAGCAAGTGGATCACTTCCACCGTCAGCAGCGAACGACCATTTAGAATCgtccaagaagaagcagaagttGGAGTCATGTAGTATCAATACTATCAATATTAAGCCGTCTTCTGCGGCTCTTGACCTACCTACAGTTCCTCAGCCTACTCTGCTCCCTCCGACATTAAATTTCGACCTCCTCTCGGCTatatctcatctctctgcCCTGGATCCACGGTTTTCACTTTTCTTTGAGCATTTGCCTTGTCGACCATTTGTGAACCTGGAAGCTATAGATCCCTTCAGGACGTTAGTAACTTCCATTATTGGTCAACAAGTTTCTTGGATGGCGGCGAGAGCAATCAATACGAGGTTCAGAGCTCTGTTTGGCTTTACGCATGAGAGGGAGGGGTTCCCCTCACCTCAGATGGTCCTTAGCCAAGATGTAGCATCACTGAGGGGGGTTGGTCTGAGCGGAAGGAAGGCAGAGTACA TTCTGTCGCTGGCCGACCACTTTGCCTCCGGTCAACTATCAGAGCACTTGCTGCAAAGCGGAACAGACGAAGAAATTTCGAAAGCTCTCATTGCTGTTCGCGGTATTGGGCAATGGACAGTAGACATGTTTATGATATTCTCTCTCCGCCGCCCAGACATTTTGGCTGTGGGCGATTTGGGTGTACAGAAAGGTCTTATCAAATGGGCTTTAGCTGCTCATGGTGCactggaaaagaagtcaTCTGGTACCATCACACCCAAGAAGACCAAGGGAAAAACCAATAAGGACGGGCAAAAtgaagtcaaggaagaggttgatgatAAGGGGGAAGGTGAGCTGGACACGAACATAAGAGAGAGTACTCCAGTCAGGCATGTGCCCTCAAGCTCTGTTCCTCCCACGCCATTGACTCCTAACGACACCTCCGAGAATCCTGTCCCTAAAATGGGTGCCTTGCGTACACCTGCCGCCCCATCAGGTACGAGCGTTGCACACATACCTCCAACCCCATCCACGCCATCTGCTGTGCCTCGCGAAACTGTCGAAGTCCCACCAAGGACTCTTCCAGCCCCTACCCCGGACGTGATGCTTACAGCCCCATTGGAGCATCCTGATTGGGATGCTCATCGTGCCGCTCCGTTACTAGAAGGTTTGACGGTAGAGATTTTGAAATCCCGCCtgaatggaaagaaagtCAA GGGCGGAGCCTATTTGACACccaaggaaatggaggctCTCACTGAAGGGTGGAGGCCGTATAGATCATTGGCAGTGTTCTACATGTGGCCTGTTGCGGGAGAATGA